A section of the Deltaproteobacteria bacterium genome encodes:
- the argB gene encoding acetylglutamate kinase, with product MSIDKNNSIYLEKASILMEALPYIRRFYHQTMVIKYGGHAMVDENLKTGFAKSMVLMKYIGLNPVIVHGGGPQIKKVLDQMHISSQFVQGVRVTDSQTMDVVEMVLGGKVNKEIVHLINQQGGKAIGLSGKDGQLLVAQKMKLFKSRGTEDPPELIDIGMVGEVVEVNTEIITTLEHHHFIPVIAPIGVGKMGRTYNINADLVAGKVASALKAQKLILLTDVEGVKDKSGRLISTMKRSEIPGLIEDGTISGGMIPKVNCCLEALAQGVEKTHIIDGRVENAVILELFTDSGVGTEIVND from the coding sequence ATGTCGATAGATAAAAATAATAGCATTTACCTGGAGAAGGCCTCGATCCTGATGGAGGCTTTACCGTATATCCGGCGGTTTTATCATCAGACCATGGTGATCAAATACGGCGGCCATGCCATGGTGGATGAAAATCTGAAGACCGGTTTTGCCAAAAGCATGGTTCTGATGAAATACATCGGTCTCAACCCGGTGATAGTCCACGGTGGGGGCCCCCAGATTAAAAAGGTCCTGGACCAGATGCACATCTCTTCCCAGTTCGTGCAAGGAGTGCGGGTTACCGACAGCCAGACCATGGATGTGGTCGAAATGGTCCTGGGCGGCAAGGTCAATAAAGAGATCGTTCACCTGATCAATCAGCAAGGGGGCAAGGCCATCGGCCTGAGCGGCAAGGACGGCCAACTCCTCGTGGCCCAAAAAATGAAACTCTTTAAAAGCCGGGGTACTGAGGACCCGCCGGAGTTGATTGACATCGGCATGGTAGGGGAAGTGGTGGAGGTCAATACCGAGATTATTACCACGCTGGAACATCATCATTTTATCCCGGTGATTGCCCCCATCGGAGTCGGAAAGATGGGCCGAACCTATAATATCAACGCCGACCTGGTGGCCGGCAAGGTGGCCTCGGCACTCAAAGCCCAAAAACTGATCCTTTTGACCGATGTGGAAGGGGTTAAAGACAAAAGCGGGCGATTGATCTCCACGATGAAGCGCAGCGAAATCCCCGGCCTGATCGAGGATGGGACGATTAGCGGCGGGATGATTCCTAAGGTAAATTGTTGTCTGGAGGCCCTGGCTCAAGGGGTTGAAAAGACCCATATCATAGATGGAA